ggggacataaccggagtgacgtaggactatacaaaggggacagcttttgctaaatatatattttaaatatattgttttattttcttctcctacgtgaatacctacctatctacctgaaaaatggattagtttactgtttactctgtttgtttttttgcgtttttttacaaactttctaaatttttttctcactgtcttatagttgattcttgatttttttccgaaggctttgtacttattaaatgttcaacgccgggtatctttcggcgtatgcacatatcgtacaatcaaaatgatggctgtgataggggatgcataggtggtcatcagctcattcactatcatatatttcactattaagcacattaccgtaccttaaactgtttccgtgtttcggagacgaatgaattgtaagatttgtagtctccgcaaacaaagtaaataaaaataaaaaagagctgaggttttggagatgaactctacgatctgtcgagaaataaacgagctataagcgttctgaaaaaccaacagtaaatacagggacggatgaccttcggattaaagtcctttaaaataagaacagagcagcaggaaatacatagctcatcatgttgctccttagttatttttctatacaatgcagatgtaacgtcagtcaattttcaacatcagttatcaaccaaagaaagcagttcttgctaccgagaaaattcgttaatgccatcctgcatacaatgtgttgtaatttgaaaccacttttaattcggaaaccatgcatgggtttctgaaaactgaatgatcaatttaaaagaccccaaccaccaataagttcaagaacaagcacaaacaaaataaatcagtttatattatatgtcatattatgtcactttagaatgcattggtattgtgaaaaacttttaataactcttctttgaaaggcttaatggccctgaaaagcgccgtgttttacggtggctggttttgccaccaaagcagtctgtataaacaaactttttccttcttctacctgcttccgttttgcgattgcgtttgccactcgctgaaactagttgttgccaccgaaccgaatgtgctctgttctgtaggcgggttttcttattgttgtgagcagctttgcaagctaactcgagcactccggcggccgaaattctataaccgctattaggtatactggtgctctggcaccaatccgttcatgcgatgtgatgtggaacgatgccatacaaccacactgatttacggtttgaaagagaatgatatatttttcagcggatccgcgccttttgtactctagaggtacacgctcacaggatagagacaaatcggcaaactcagccaaaggggcgagtccaacgagacgaacgaaagagcgttaaaaggcagcgatggcaaaaaatacattagaggcgaatgaacttcaaagtttaaagcctcttaaaaaacaaagaaagaaagaacaaatacattcattacgatttgttcgctcgttggattcacatgcaggctaaaaagggtccttttcaggatcacaaaattatctttaatctaaagagatTATTGTTTtgctatcactcgatatccccatcttgttcggctaaaccttcctgtttagcgattgcgtttgccactcgccacagctttcacagttggaaaatttcttcccatccagcttgtgacatgttgtacagtaaattatatttaatgcgacgtgccgaaacaccactcagtgtcgcattggaggcgattttaacctgtaattgaacatttgcgatgacagtggtacagtgtcgactttcaatatggggtcataatttggacctcgaactctatgtttacaaaaatgtccaactaaatatgtcgtattacaggtccgtccaattagctgaatgtcgagctaaatgtaaattactgtactttcaatctagaagcaatttaaaaattgatgaaaattgaataatcgggaaagtccccaaccatcaataagctcagaacaactgccaaattcacatactcatcatatcctggaaaacaaattatgaaaaaatcaatttgtgttttattattattttggatattgttttagaaaacattgaactgtatttcgtaaactcttttttgaaagatttaatggccctgaaaagcgccgtgtgttatggaatggttccaatttagaaaacttagtactcttggttttgaagaaaaaaccatttcgaacgccctcgatgtcgccttgttctgaatttgccaccaaagcagattatataaagaacaaactttgttcttctgctacctgctgccgttttgcgattgcgtttgccactcgctgcaactgcctgttgttgttttgatgtccaccgaaccgaatgtgttctgttctgaatgcgggttttcttatcgtcgcgagcagctttaccaaccaactcgatcacttcggcggccgaaactatataacgtcggctaggtggactggtgcactggtactaacgcgctcggcctagctacccttgcggagcaattggcggatacacctacggggaattgcACACCTGCatggttcgagtgggactttgcctttcccttaacttgtcctcctttgttacgtccacacgtccacgttgctgcttgttttctttttatgatgtgatgcgatgcgatgttaaacgatgccgtacaaccacacgggttttttttttggcagacttatctcacttcttaactaggcgaacctagccagaattttcacctgcccccgggcttctgaatgccaaagggggactaggctctgcggaatgcacgtatctgcatgctcgtgctgtttcagtcctgaccgagaaattgtcggacaatcgcgcaggtgctaaggatgaccgacttttgaatgccggccaattccttctccatattcaacacctttaacgcttccagaagtgtcttcgggataattccagttccagagagaacgactgtaacaattcttgggacctcccttagcccccacagttccttgagctccacggccaatggtcggtacttgcagattttgcgaccgtgggtctcctccagattctgattcagtggaatagcgacatcgatgatggtgactttgcggtcgctcttgtcgtaaaccattatatctgggcggttgtggtggatcgagaggtcggtcagaacagtgcgatcccagtacagcttgaaacggtcattttccaggacaggtgcaggcaggtaccggtagtttggtacgttgtcttccagtagagcacattggagcgccagttgtcgatgaacaatacgggccacgttgttgtggcgctcggtgtaggctgcgttggccaaaacgggacagcctcccataatgtgctctatgttttcacctggttgatggcacatccggcaaatgtcatcaacgtcttgatgccagacgtaccgcctgcagtttctcgtcggcattatcctgtcctggatggctatcatgtcggcttctactactgaagagagttcaccacgcgttagccacagattagatgcggccttgtcgacgtgtggccggtccagttgatgggggtgggcaccatgcactgccttctgcttccaagctgcaatcttctcctccactgtctgcagattgcagttgagttggtactccgcttgcgccaagtgcagagcgctgtatcctctgtcggcggcgcagacagcccggtatagcgcgttttggttctgcgaagtactcgcgcagttgtcgtacctgggcaacacacagtgcagatatgtcgactattccaagtcccccttctttgcgtggcagtgaaactctctccagtgccgattgaggatggtgcattccggcctctttgaatgctttcctcatcctcctctcaaggtcctctaggtcagttttgctccatttgactacaccaaaactgaaggtcagcaggggaaccgcgaatgtgttgatcgcgcgtaccttgttccccgcgttgaggaaagtcctcaggacacagttcactcgactcaagaacttgtctcgcagctccgtcttgatgtcggagtggcgaatcccggtgagctgtcggaatccaagatatttataggattcgccacaaaccatgtctcttatgaactcgccgtcatagacctcgtaacctccggattcggtaagctgccctttcagcagatggacacagcggcacttgtcgaggccgaactccatgcagatgtccctgcttatgtcttcgacaacccggatagctacacctagaggccgattacacattatccggtttctgccggaccggtctgaaacccaaatggcaaatttcaaCCGTACCAACCTatttacggcgccgtgatgcagccgtctactgcgactacATGTCCGGCGATCGGACAAGTATTATACGCGATGAAAGTagtatagtgtcgacgtctggtggagacatcagtttgggaaagcaaatcattctctataatATTATTAAACCTTAAGACAGTTTtgagttgtttaaatttttaatgaaaatttatttcattacttATTTCATTTCTTAAAACCTGCGGTACTGATTTTTGTTTAATCATTTctgtataattttcttgatattttcactaaaactcaatattgtaatataaaatcactatcaaacataattATTGTTCCGGGGTATTTCCTCTCTTGCAAAAAACGTGCTACTCTattacataaaaacatattttataagaaaaagttaattttcattcataattttttattttatatatgtgtttattgcacctgaaaatccattatcactatcatttcccaaaagcggagcATAACGCCCAACGcgatttgacagttgtttgtcatgtctgttagtattagtacaattcaggcaatttttccTCTCATGTATTAGTATGTGTGTgatattgacgtttgtttgtttgaGTCAATTCAGAAGTCGCAAGTGATATGGATgccgaaatttttatttcgctgcTATGGAACAAGTTAAGTAATGAACCTTTCTGATCAAAGCGAAGCAATGGTCACAGGCGCACGAGGGCATCATGGAGTATATTGCCATGGATTGTGTTATTAACGGTGGGTAGTGTCTTTCGACAAATTTATCGAGTTCTTGATTAacctctgtttttgttttgttcacagACAACTTCCCTTATTCGAAATCAGTATTGATCGAGATCAAGGATGTGAAACAAATTTCCAATTGGTTCATCAAGGGCAAAATTTTGAGCGACTTCATCCAGCTAAATGTGAAGGTCAGTTTTTGTTCAATTAAACACACCAAAATAGTTCTCTCTTTTAATTCTTATACGGTATTCCATACAGTTCGACCTGACCCGGAACACGATCTATGTTCCCCTGTCCGACACAAAAGTATCGGTTCAGATAGAGCGAAATCACCCAGTTGTTGGCATTTCTGATTCGTCAT
The Toxorhynchites rutilus septentrionalis strain SRP chromosome 2, ASM2978413v1, whole genome shotgun sequence genome window above contains:
- the LOC129771099 gene encoding uncharacterized protein LOC129771099 is translated as MEYIAMDCVINDNFPYSKSVLIEIKDVKQISNWFIKGKILSDFIQLNVKFDLTRNTIYVPLSDTKVSVQIERNHPVVGISDSSFIAQDPLNNSCALKRNAFEKLPLLQEYVHQELRHMYAEHVSGRRDSEIVFEGKLLCNFNRKNYYCNGGIK